The following are from one region of the Phormidium sp. PBR-2020 genome:
- a CDS encoding ShlB/FhaC/HecB family hemolysin secretion/activation protein, whose protein sequence is MDKHNHDGYDSSGVLLMGMTLAAMVLPSSVLAMETEATQPTTPRYLAQVRPVPEAPFPELGDPQPLPPPEELLDPRPGEETDESLDRLDGTLEVRGYRVEGSTRFTPEDFVPILEPFIGQMSFADLLQARSAITRFYVERGYITSGALLPPQTIEDGIVTIQVVEGALEDIVVTGDRRLKPEYVRSRLNLAAQTPLNIDDLLEALQLLQLDPLIENLSAELSASPRPGFNLLEVEISEAPSFRPLLRIDSGRSPTVGAYRGTVELREANLTGWGDRARLSYSGTEGSHELQAGYRLPINPRNGTLETSLRVTGSEIIERPFDELNLTADSRDFELTYRQPLHRSPGEEFALGLTFSRRESETSLLEEPFPLSVGANEKGETRLSVFRFFQEWTQRGSQEVLAARSQFNWGIPLFGNDTINSREPDGRFFNWRGQAQYLRLLSPDGTSLLLRSDVQLSATSMVPLERFGLGGNFSVRGYSQDFLLADSGLFASAEVRFPIWTANAGENRLELRPFVDVGTVWNQGDSSIDTNTLASLGLGVHVGLGDRFSAKLDWGIPLVSVEERENRDLFQRQELYFQLEWQPF, encoded by the coding sequence ATGGACAAACATAATCACGACGGTTACGATTCCTCAGGAGTCCTTCTGATGGGGATGACGCTTGCGGCGATGGTTCTTCCATCTTCTGTGCTGGCGATGGAGACTGAGGCGACCCAGCCAACCACCCCCCGTTACTTAGCTCAAGTTCGTCCAGTCCCGGAGGCTCCCTTTCCTGAGTTGGGAGATCCTCAGCCATTACCACCACCGGAAGAGTTGCTAGACCCCCGGCCGGGTGAGGAGACGGATGAGTCCCTCGATCGCCTCGACGGCACTCTGGAGGTACGCGGCTATCGTGTTGAAGGAAGTACCCGGTTTACCCCTGAGGACTTTGTACCCATCTTGGAACCGTTTATCGGCCAGATGTCGTTTGCGGATTTATTGCAAGCGCGTTCAGCGATTACTCGATTCTATGTCGAGCGTGGCTACATTACTTCCGGGGCCTTACTCCCACCTCAGACGATTGAGGATGGGATTGTGACGATTCAGGTCGTTGAGGGGGCTTTAGAGGATATTGTGGTGACGGGCGATCGCCGTCTGAAACCGGAGTATGTGCGATCGCGCCTGAATTTGGCGGCCCAAACCCCCCTCAATATTGATGACCTCTTAGAGGCCTTACAGTTGTTACAACTCGATCCGCTGATTGAGAATCTCTCGGCGGAACTCTCGGCCAGTCCCCGTCCGGGATTTAATCTGCTAGAGGTGGAAATTAGCGAGGCCCCCAGTTTTCGGCCGTTACTGAGGATTGACAGCGGGCGATCGCCCACGGTGGGAGCCTATCGCGGTACGGTAGAACTCCGCGAAGCCAACTTGACGGGCTGGGGCGATCGCGCTCGCCTGAGTTACAGTGGCACTGAGGGCAGTCATGAACTACAAGCTGGCTACCGTCTCCCCATCAATCCCCGCAATGGAACCCTGGAAACCTCGCTTCGGGTGACTGGGAGCGAAATTATTGAACGGCCGTTTGATGAGTTGAATCTCACCGCTGACTCTCGGGATTTTGAACTCACCTATCGTCAACCGCTTCATCGTAGTCCAGGAGAGGAATTTGCCCTGGGCCTGACGTTCTCCCGCCGGGAAAGTGAAACCTCGTTATTAGAGGAACCCTTTCCCCTCTCGGTGGGGGCCAATGAGAAAGGGGAAACCCGTCTATCGGTGTTCCGGTTTTTCCAGGAATGGACGCAACGGGGATCTCAGGAAGTCTTGGCGGCGCGATCGCAGTTCAATTGGGGGATTCCCCTTTTCGGTAATGACACTATTAATAGCCGTGAACCGGACGGTCGTTTTTTCAATTGGCGAGGACAAGCCCAATATCTCCGCCTACTGTCCCCTGACGGAACCTCTCTGTTATTGCGTTCTGATGTGCAACTGTCGGCCACATCCATGGTTCCCCTAGAACGCTTTGGCTTAGGGGGAAACTTTAGTGTACGGGGCTATAGCCAAGACTTTCTTTTAGCCGATAGTGGCCTGTTCGCTTCGGCGGAAGTCCGATTCCCCATCTGGACGGCGAATGCTGGCGAGAATCGCTTGGAACTGCGGCCCTTTGTGGATGTGGGGACGGTTTGGAATCAGGGAGACTCTAGTATCGATACGAATACGTTAGCCTCCCTGGGGTTAGGGGTTCATGTAGGGTTGGGCGATCGCTTTTCGGCCAAACTGGATTGGGGGATTCCCCTGGTTAGTGTTGAAGAACGGGAAAACCGCGACCTCTTCCAGCGTCAGGAACTCTATTTTCAGCTTGAATGGCAACCGTTTTAA
- a CDS encoding endonuclease MutS2, translating to MIREETLNLLEWQRVCQHLSTFAATKIGAIAARQLAIPGDRQQSQQLLQQTQEAYALEMNPQTGLTFGGIRDIWEALERAEIGGMLQGDELLNVATTLSGARQLRRVIDNTELEVPVLRELVSELRTYPELEQEIHHCIDERGDVADRASPQLEGIRRQLKQVRDRIYQTLNRIIQRQGSALQEHLITSRGDRFVLPVKAPQKEKIPGIVHDSSATGATLYIEPRAIVNENNTLRTLQRQEKNAEEVVLRRLSQSIAEVIPDLERLLAIVTQLDLANARARYSIWLEANPPRFVEPTQATELRQLRHPLLVWQEKHEQGNAVVPINVSMSPEIRVVTITGPNTGGKTVTLKTLGLAMLMAKVGLFIPAREPVELPWFSQVLADIGDEQSIEQSLSTFSGHVRRISRILEAVADDENALVLLDEVGAGTDPSEGSALAIALLQHLSDRARLTVATTHFGELKALKYEDSRFENASVEFDDESLSPTYRLLWGIPGRSNAMQIARRLGLSSEVVDLAQGYIRSGISVDVNETIAELEAQRRRQETKADEASQIVAQAERLNQEISEKAEQLRRREENLKLQQEQAVQAAIDEAKEEIAKVIRRLQQGHATAQDAQKATEAMERIRQQRLPSASKPPKPKPGFAPKVGDRVRIPRLGQTAEVLAIEKEGELTVRFGLMKMEVPLADVESLSGEKPDLPPPKAKANPQKSSQTPAPAATVKTAPLVRTSANTLDVRGSRVHEAEPRLEEAIAQAVPVGGALWIIHGKGTGKLRQGVHEILGRSPHIKNFELAPQKEGGAGVTVAYLK from the coding sequence TTGATTCGCGAAGAAACCCTCAATCTCCTGGAATGGCAACGGGTATGCCAACATCTGTCCACCTTCGCCGCCACTAAAATCGGGGCGATCGCCGCTCGACAACTGGCTATCCCCGGCGATCGCCAACAGAGCCAACAGCTTCTGCAACAAACCCAGGAAGCCTATGCCTTAGAAATGAATCCCCAAACTGGCTTGACATTTGGCGGCATTCGTGATATATGGGAAGCCCTAGAACGGGCCGAGATTGGCGGGATGTTGCAGGGAGATGAACTCCTCAACGTCGCCACCACCCTCTCCGGGGCGCGACAACTGCGGCGAGTCATTGATAATACTGAATTAGAAGTTCCGGTTTTACGAGAGTTGGTGTCGGAGTTACGCACCTATCCCGAGTTAGAACAAGAGATTCATCATTGCATTGACGAACGGGGAGATGTGGCTGATCGCGCCAGCCCCCAACTCGAAGGCATCCGACGGCAACTCAAACAGGTGCGCGATCGCATCTATCAAACCCTCAATCGCATCATTCAGCGTCAGGGAAGCGCCCTACAAGAACATCTCATCACCAGTCGGGGCGATCGCTTTGTCTTGCCCGTCAAAGCCCCCCAGAAGGAGAAAATCCCAGGAATTGTCCATGACAGTTCCGCCACTGGGGCGACTCTGTATATTGAACCTCGGGCGATCGTTAACGAGAACAATACCCTGCGAACCCTGCAACGGCAAGAGAAAAACGCCGAGGAAGTGGTGTTACGGAGACTCAGCCAAAGCATCGCCGAGGTGATTCCTGATTTAGAGCGATTGTTGGCGATCGTTACCCAACTGGATTTAGCCAACGCCCGCGCCCGCTATAGCATCTGGTTAGAAGCCAATCCACCCCGCTTTGTCGAACCCACGCAAGCTACGGAACTGCGTCAACTACGTCATCCCCTCCTGGTTTGGCAAGAAAAGCATGAACAGGGGAATGCAGTGGTTCCCATTAACGTCTCCATGTCGCCAGAGATTCGCGTGGTGACGATTACGGGGCCCAATACAGGGGGTAAAACCGTCACCCTGAAAACCCTTGGCTTGGCCATGTTGATGGCCAAAGTGGGGTTGTTTATTCCGGCGCGGGAACCGGTGGAACTGCCCTGGTTTTCCCAAGTCTTGGCCGATATTGGTGATGAACAATCTATTGAACAGAGTTTATCGACGTTTTCGGGCCATGTGCGTCGCATTAGTCGCATTTTAGAGGCCGTGGCGGATGATGAAAATGCCTTAGTGTTATTGGATGAAGTGGGGGCGGGAACCGATCCCTCTGAGGGGAGTGCGTTGGCGATCGCCCTCTTGCAGCATTTGAGCGATCGCGCTCGTTTGACGGTGGCCACGACTCACTTCGGGGAGTTAAAGGCCTTGAAATATGAGGATTCGCGGTTTGAGAATGCTTCCGTGGAGTTTGACGATGAGAGTTTATCTCCTACCTATCGCCTCTTATGGGGGATTCCGGGCCGTTCCAATGCTATGCAGATTGCTCGTCGTTTAGGATTATCCTCGGAGGTGGTGGATTTAGCCCAGGGTTATATCCGTTCCGGCATTAGCGTCGATGTGAATGAAACCATCGCCGAGTTGGAAGCACAACGGCGGCGACAGGAGACGAAAGCTGATGAAGCCAGTCAGATTGTGGCCCAGGCGGAACGGTTAAATCAGGAGATTAGCGAGAAAGCCGAACAGTTACGCCGTCGGGAGGAAAACCTGAAACTGCAACAGGAACAGGCGGTTCAGGCGGCTATTGATGAGGCGAAAGAAGAGATTGCTAAGGTGATTCGTCGCTTGCAACAGGGCCATGCAACGGCTCAGGATGCCCAGAAAGCCACCGAGGCCATGGAGCGCATTCGTCAGCAACGACTCCCCAGTGCCTCGAAACCGCCGAAACCGAAGCCGGGATTTGCCCCGAAGGTGGGCGATCGCGTGCGCATTCCTCGTTTGGGGCAAACGGCGGAAGTCTTAGCTATTGAGAAAGAGGGAGAGTTAACGGTACGCTTCGGGTTGATGAAGATGGAGGTTCCTCTCGCGGATGTGGAATCCTTGTCTGGGGAAAAACCGGATTTGCCGCCGCCGAAAGCGAAGGCCAACCCTCAAAAATCCAGTCAGACGCCGGCCCCAGCGGCTACGGTGAAAACGGCCCCGCTGGTTCGTACCTCTGCCAATACCCTGGATGTGCGGGGGAGTCGGGTACATGAAGCTGAACCTCGTTTGGAGGAGGCGATCGCCCAAGCGGTTCCGGTTGGGGGGGCCTTGTGGATTATTCATGGCAAGGGAACCGGGAAGTTACGCCAAGGGGTTCATGAGATTTTGGGGCGATCGCCGCATATTAAAAACTTCGAGTTGGCCCCACAGAAAGAAGGCGGCGCGGGGGTGACGGTGGCCTATCTCAAGTGA
- a CDS encoding mechanosensitive ion channel family protein, protein MTAILQEIQTRLVQLVGEAFQLLPAIFVALVILALTKWGAKNFQRVVYKGARRLLRSRSLQSLVAQVSYVAAWVTGILAAAVIAFPNLGLGDIVALLGLGSVAIGFAFQDIFKNFLAGILLLLQEPFELHDQIIVGDFEGVVEEVAIRSTQIRTYRGEQVLIPNSIVFTSPVKVLTAFSSRRTDLAIGVDYNTPLPMAVQVLKEALDGVEGIIREPEVEVDVVGFGDSSIDLLVRYWTLPQRVEVRRAQTRVMIALKAACDRADISIPYPIRTVYHYDQREFNELFSRSPSQN, encoded by the coding sequence ATGACGGCTATTTTGCAAGAAATCCAAACTCGTCTTGTCCAACTTGTTGGTGAGGCGTTTCAGTTATTACCGGCTATTTTCGTGGCCCTGGTCATTCTTGCCCTAACGAAATGGGGAGCGAAGAATTTTCAACGGGTGGTTTACAAAGGCGCGCGTCGTCTGTTAAGGAGTCGCTCCCTGCAGTCGTTAGTCGCCCAAGTGAGTTACGTTGCGGCCTGGGTGACGGGGATTCTGGCAGCGGCGGTGATTGCTTTTCCCAATTTAGGGTTGGGAGACATCGTGGCCCTACTGGGTTTGGGTTCGGTTGCCATTGGTTTTGCTTTCCAGGATATCTTTAAGAACTTTCTGGCGGGGATTTTGCTGTTATTACAAGAACCCTTTGAACTGCATGATCAGATTATTGTGGGGGATTTTGAGGGAGTCGTCGAAGAGGTGGCGATTCGCTCAACGCAAATTCGCACCTATCGCGGTGAGCAGGTGTTGATTCCCAATTCGATTGTGTTTACCAGTCCGGTGAAGGTGTTGACGGCGTTCTCGTCTCGGCGCACGGATTTGGCGATTGGGGTGGATTACAATACGCCCTTACCGATGGCAGTTCAAGTCTTAAAAGAGGCGCTTGATGGGGTTGAGGGCATTATACGTGAGCCAGAGGTTGAAGTGGATGTGGTAGGATTTGGGGATAGTTCTATTGATTTACTGGTTCGCTACTGGACATTACCGCAACGGGTAGAAGTGAGGCGGGCCCAAACGCGAGTGATGATTGCCCTCAAGGCGGCCTGCGATCGCGCGGACATCAGCATCCCCTATCCGATTCGCACGGTGTATCACTATGATCAGCGGGAGTTTAATGAGTTGTTCTCCCGTTCACCGAGTCAGAATTAA
- a CDS encoding DUF4435 domain-containing protein, protein MIQILDRLSENYFQGAIAIVDADFDRIQNVNHNNSNIFTTDTHDLETMILDSPALEKVLYEFGATKKIEEFSQKKDIRVAILESALLIGCLRLISQTYKLNLTFQGIKFSRFTNDLTLVIEPEQLIQTIKDKSQAFHLKNEYLRQLLENEKSNCYDPWQVCCGHDIVEILSIGLNKAIGSEKKSDVEPLKIERSLRLAYEIRYFRRTQLYSSIRFWEREHQEFTVFPEDL, encoded by the coding sequence ATCATTCAAATTTTAGATCGATTAAGCGAAAACTATTTTCAGGGGGCAATAGCAATTGTTGATGCAGATTTTGATCGCATACAAAATGTGAACCATAATAACTCTAATATTTTCACAACAGATACTCACGATCTCGAGACAATGATTTTAGATTCACCAGCTCTTGAGAAAGTGTTGTATGAATTTGGAGCAACTAAAAAAATAGAAGAGTTTAGTCAGAAAAAAGATATTAGGGTGGCAATATTAGAGTCCGCTTTACTGATAGGTTGTCTTCGACTAATTTCTCAAACTTATAAACTAAACTTGACTTTTCAAGGTATCAAGTTTAGTAGATTTACAAATGATTTAACTTTAGTCATTGAGCCTGAGCAACTTATTCAAACGATCAAAGATAAGTCGCAAGCCTTTCATTTAAAAAATGAATATTTAAGACAACTCCTAGAAAATGAAAAGTCTAATTGTTATGATCCTTGGCAGGTTTGCTGTGGTCATGACATTGTTGAAATACTATCTATTGGACTCAATAAAGCAATTGGTTCAGAAAAAAAGTCTGACGTTGAACCTCTAAAGATTGAACGTAGTTTGCGACTTGCCTATGAAATTCGTTATTTTCGCAGAACCCAACTTTACTCATCTATCCGTTTCTGGGAACGCGAGCATCAAGAATTCACTGTATTTCCGGAAGATCTATAA
- a CDS encoding methyltransferase domain-containing protein, producing the protein MGILQDRDRSKLDSSDDARFYEMPRFVTHVDESFIDQLTQLYRDRLQANSRILDLMSSWVSHLPEDIPFAHVEGHGMNEAELAKNPQLDHYIVQNLNHNQQLPYGDNEFDAVLNAVSIQYLQHPEEVFAEIHRILKPGGLAIVSFSNRMFYQKAIQAWREGTDASRVQLVKRYFQAVPGFAEPEVIAKTSDVPAILQMMGFPGADPFYAVISEKTLVKSA; encoded by the coding sequence ATGGGAATTTTACAAGACCGCGATCGCAGCAAACTCGACAGCAGTGATGATGCCCGCTTCTACGAAATGCCGCGATTTGTTACCCATGTTGATGAGAGCTTCATCGACCAACTGACGCAATTGTATCGCGATCGCCTGCAAGCCAACAGCCGCATCCTCGACTTGATGAGTAGCTGGGTGTCCCATCTTCCCGAGGATATCCCCTTCGCTCATGTAGAGGGCCATGGCATGAACGAGGCCGAACTGGCTAAAAACCCCCAGTTAGACCATTACATCGTCCAAAACCTCAACCATAATCAGCAACTCCCCTATGGGGATAACGAGTTTGACGCCGTCCTCAACGCCGTCTCGATTCAGTATCTGCAACATCCTGAGGAGGTTTTCGCCGAAATCCACCGCATCCTCAAACCCGGCGGATTAGCCATCGTCAGCTTCTCTAATCGGATGTTTTACCAAAAAGCCATTCAGGCCTGGCGCGAGGGAACTGACGCCAGCCGAGTGCAACTGGTGAAACGTTATTTTCAAGCCGTTCCCGGTTTTGCCGAACCCGAGGTGATTGCCAAAACCTCTGACGTTCCCGCCATCCTGCAAATGATGGGATTTCCGGGGGCTGATCCCTTTTATGCGGTGATTAGCGAGAAAACCCTCGTTAAATCAGCTTAA
- a CDS encoding DoxX family protein, producing the protein MNYIPVVARICLAVIFLQAGISKISGFAGVAEMMGNSGLPIPEVLLVGTIVFQILGSISLILGYKTRIGAVLLILFLIPATIVFHNPTDPDELTNFFKNLGLLGGLLMTLYAGAGPVSIDDRLMGYR; encoded by the coding sequence ATGAATTACATTCCCGTCGTTGCCCGGATTTGTCTGGCGGTCATCTTTTTGCAAGCTGGAATTTCTAAAATCTCTGGGTTTGCTGGAGTTGCCGAAATGATGGGTAATTCAGGATTGCCGATTCCTGAAGTTTTGCTGGTTGGAACCATTGTTTTTCAAATCCTGGGTAGTATTTCCTTGATTTTAGGATATAAAACTCGCATTGGTGCGGTGTTACTAATCCTCTTTTTGATTCCGGCAACGATTGTATTTCATAATCCAACTGACCCCGATGAATTGACGAATTTTTTCAAAAATCTTGGTTTATTGGGGGGTTTATTGATGACACTTTATGCGGGGGCAGGCCCGGTTAGTATTGATGATCGCCTGATGGGATATCGGTAA
- a CDS encoding NAD(P)-dependent oxidoreductase, with amino-acid sequence MKIGILGTGLMGQPMALKLLEKNHEIVAYNRTAAKLDPIKAAGGGIASSPVEVLQQVDYLITMLTNGAAIRETLLSEATQGHWTGKTLIQMATIAPSESQALQRDIEAAGGNYLEAPVLGSIPQVKTGELLVMVGATPTLFEQCLPILQVFGKEPVLLGEVGSGSAVKLAMNQLIGSLTTAFAGSLAMVRQQGIEIEAFMEIVRQSALYAPTFDKKLSRMMAGNYENPNFPSKHLLKDMNLFSHEAEKMGIDAKLSQAVSQVVEQAIAQGLADSDYSALFEAVKGG; translated from the coding sequence ATGAAAATTGGCATTTTAGGAACCGGCTTGATGGGGCAACCCATGGCACTCAAACTACTAGAAAAAAACCATGAAATTGTCGCCTATAACCGCACTGCCGCTAAACTAGACCCCATTAAAGCCGCTGGGGGAGGTATTGCCTCCTCTCCTGTCGAAGTTCTCCAGCAGGTGGATTATCTCATCACCATGCTCACCAATGGGGCGGCCATTCGCGAAACCCTACTCAGCGAGGCGACTCAGGGACATTGGACGGGGAAAACCTTAATCCAAATGGCAACCATAGCCCCCAGTGAAAGTCAAGCCTTACAACGCGACATTGAGGCGGCTGGGGGGAATTATCTCGAAGCCCCCGTGTTGGGCAGTATTCCCCAAGTCAAAACTGGGGAGTTATTGGTGATGGTGGGCGCAACGCCGACGCTGTTTGAGCAATGTCTTCCTATTTTACAAGTGTTTGGCAAGGAGCCAGTTTTGCTGGGAGAGGTGGGCAGTGGTTCCGCTGTTAAATTGGCCATGAATCAACTCATTGGTTCCCTGACAACGGCATTTGCTGGAAGTTTGGCTATGGTTCGTCAGCAGGGAATTGAGATTGAGGCCTTTATGGAGATTGTCCGCCAAAGTGCCTTGTATGCCCCCACCTTTGATAAGAAACTCTCGCGGATGATGGCGGGGAATTATGAAAATCCTAATTTCCCCAGTAAACACTTACTCAAGGATATGAATCTGTTTAGCCACGAAGCCGAAAAAATGGGGATTGATGCCAAGTTGAGTCAGGCGGTGTCGCAGGTTGTCGAACAGGCGATCGCCCAGGGATTGGCGGATTCAGACTATTCGGCGTTGTTTGAAGCGGTGAAGGGAGGTTAA
- the glpX gene encoding class II fructose-bisphosphatase — protein sequence MESTLGLEIIEVVEQAAIASAHWMGKGEKNTADQVAVEAMRERMNKIHMRGRIVIGEGERDDAPMLYIGEEVGICTQENAKQYCNPDELVEIDIAVDPCEGTNLVAYGQNGSMAVLAISEKGGLFAAPDFYMKKLAAPAVAKNHVDIRKSATENLRILADCMDRSIEELVVVVMDRPRHKDLVQEIRKAGARVRLISDGDVSAAISCAFAGTNIHALMGIGAAPEGVISAAAMRCLGGHFQGQLIYDPAVVKTGLIGESKESNLERLASMGIDDPDKVYDAHELACGETVLFAASGITPGTLMEGVRFFHGGARTQSLVISSQSKTARFVDTVHMTDSPRRLQLK from the coding sequence GTGGAAAGTACCCTCGGGCTAGAAATTATTGAAGTCGTTGAGCAGGCGGCGATCGCCTCAGCTCACTGGATGGGGAAAGGCGAGAAAAACACCGCCGACCAAGTGGCCGTCGAAGCCATGCGTGAACGGATGAACAAAATCCATATGCGCGGTCGTATCGTCATCGGAGAAGGGGAGCGGGATGATGCCCCCATGCTCTACATCGGCGAAGAAGTGGGCATTTGCACCCAAGAAAACGCCAAACAATACTGTAACCCCGACGAACTCGTCGAAATCGACATCGCCGTTGACCCTTGCGAAGGAACCAACCTCGTCGCCTATGGACAAAATGGTTCCATGGCCGTGTTGGCGATTTCTGAAAAAGGCGGTTTGTTCGCCGCCCCGGACTTCTACATGAAAAAATTAGCCGCCCCCGCTGTGGCTAAAAACCATGTGGACATCCGTAAATCCGCCACGGAAAACCTACGCATCCTAGCTGATTGCATGGATCGTAGCATTGAAGAACTCGTGGTGGTGGTCATGGATCGCCCCCGTCACAAAGACTTGGTTCAAGAAATCCGCAAAGCTGGCGCTCGCGTGCGTCTGATTAGTGATGGTGATGTGTCCGCCGCCATCTCCTGCGCCTTTGCTGGCACCAACATTCACGCGCTGATGGGCATTGGCGCCGCTCCCGAAGGGGTGATTTCCGCCGCCGCGATGCGCTGTCTGGGGGGTCACTTCCAAGGACAACTCATCTATGACCCCGCCGTGGTGAAAACCGGTCTGATTGGTGAGAGCAAAGAAAGCAACTTGGAACGTCTGGCCAGCATGGGCATTGATGACCCCGATAAGGTCTATGATGCTCATGAACTCGCCTGTGGTGAAACCGTCCTGTTTGCCGCCTCTGGGATTACCCCCGGAACCCTGATGGAAGGGGTACGCTTCTTCCACGGTGGTGCTCGGACTCAGTCTTTGGTTATTTCGAGTCAGAGTAAGACGGCTCGCTTTGTCGATACCGTTCACATGACGGATTCCCCCCGTCGCTTGCAACTGAAATAG
- a CDS encoding AAA family ATPase: protein MNIRQVSVKKLFGIFDHSITLNTDDRITIIHGPNGFGKTAVLRMINGFFNSQYSVFRTIPFEDFCIQFDDGTLIRITKSSIKSEKNSNREYITIALCVNGSESETYKIREARDTSDIDLPIGVLDDIIPGLERVGSKKWVYIPTGEPLSLSEVIDRFEDILPLKARRRQEPEWLKKIRDDVNVRLIESQRLLNFVPSRSSRLYSRTSSMLPTVSAYSEEIAELIQSKLAEYGTISQSLDRTFPARVVQQHSSPELSGEEIREQLNQLEETRSRLIEIGLLDRDENSNFQIPEQSMDDSAKNILSVYVEDVEKKLSVFDEMANKIELLRRIINEKFKYSYKEVNFSKEKGFLFKSLYRTTSASTKTDTLAPTDLSSGEQHELVLLYELLFKVAPNSLVLIDEPELSLHVGWQSKFLKDLQEITKLADLDICMATHSPDIIQGRWDLTVELKRPE from the coding sequence GTGAATATTCGTCAAGTTTCTGTCAAAAAGTTATTTGGGATTTTCGACCATTCGATAACTTTAAACACCGATGATAGGATAACTATCATACATGGTCCTAACGGGTTTGGAAAAACTGCTGTCCTCAGGATGATAAACGGTTTTTTCAATTCTCAATACTCGGTATTCAGAACCATACCTTTTGAGGATTTTTGCATACAATTCGATGATGGAACCTTGATTAGAATCACTAAGTCTTCAATCAAGTCAGAAAAAAATTCAAACAGAGAATATATTACTATCGCTCTTTGCGTTAATGGTTCCGAATCGGAAACATATAAGATCAGAGAGGCAAGAGATACTTCAGATATTGACCTGCCTATCGGTGTTCTGGATGACATCATCCCAGGACTAGAGCGAGTAGGCAGTAAAAAATGGGTCTATATTCCTACAGGGGAACCTCTTTCTTTAAGTGAAGTCATAGATCGTTTTGAAGATATACTTCCCTTAAAAGCTAGGCGACGACAGGAACCTGAGTGGCTAAAAAAAATAAGGGATGATGTCAATGTACGATTGATTGAGTCACAACGTCTTTTGAATTTTGTTCCCAGTCGTTCTTCACGACTATACTCTAGAACTTCTTCTATGCTTCCAACAGTTTCGGCTTATTCTGAAGAAATTGCCGAACTGATTCAATCCAAGCTGGCTGAATACGGTACAATATCACAGTCTCTAGATAGAACATTTCCAGCAAGAGTTGTACAACAACACTCTTCTCCTGAACTTTCAGGAGAAGAGATTCGAGAGCAATTAAATCAACTGGAAGAGACACGATCTCGTTTAATAGAAATCGGTCTGCTAGATCGTGATGAAAACTCAAACTTCCAAATTCCTGAGCAATCTATGGATGATAGTGCTAAAAACATATTGTCAGTTTATGTTGAGGATGTGGAGAAAAAACTGAGTGTGTTTGACGAAATGGCAAACAAAATTGAACTTTTGAGGAGAATCATAAATGAGAAATTCAAGTATTCTTATAAAGAGGTGAATTTTAGTAAGGAGAAAGGGTTTCTTTTTAAATCACTTTACAGAACCACCTCTGCTTCTACTAAGACTGACACACTTGCTCCGACAGATTTATCATCAGGTGAGCAGCATGAGTTAGTCTTACTCTATGAACTGCTTTTCAAAGTTGCCCCGAACTCTCTTGTTTTAATTGACGAACCAGAACTATCCCTACATGTTGGCTGGCAGTCTAAGTTTTTAAAAGACTTACAAGAGATCACAAAGCTTGCAGATCTAGATATCTGTATGGCAACCCATTCGCCGGACATCATTCAAGGTCGTTGGGATCTAACCGTAGAATTAAAGAGACCTGAGTAA
- a CDS encoding Uma2 family endonuclease produces MTAIAPSLSLEAFLQQPERKPYREYIQGKIIPKPMPQGRHSRIQQKLITAINAVTEPEKMALALPELRCSFGDRSLVPDIAVFRWPRIPLTENGEIGDRFNAAPDWTIEILSPEQSSTRVASNILYCLEHNTEMGWLIDAKERLVQVFDGDRRIISIEQEGDRLPTPNFAQSLNLSLGTLWNWLKLV; encoded by the coding sequence ATGACGGCGATCGCCCCCAGTCTCTCCTTAGAGGCGTTTTTGCAACAACCCGAACGCAAACCCTATCGGGAATATATCCAGGGAAAAATTATCCCCAAACCCATGCCACAAGGTCGTCACAGCCGTATTCAGCAAAAACTCATTACGGCGATCAATGCTGTGACAGAACCGGAGAAGATGGCCTTAGCCTTGCCAGAACTGCGCTGTAGCTTCGGCGATCGCTCCCTAGTTCCCGATATCGCCGTCTTTCGCTGGCCCAGGATTCCCCTAACGGAAAACGGCGAGATTGGCGATCGCTTTAACGCCGCGCCAGATTGGACGATTGAAATTTTAAGTCCTGAACAATCTTCGACTCGTGTCGCCAGTAATATCCTCTATTGTTTGGAACATAACACTGAGATGGGTTGGTTGATTGATGCCAAGGAACGACTCGTGCAAGTCTTTGATGGCGATCGCCGTATCATCTCCATTGAACAGGAAGGCGATCGCCTCCCCACCCCCAACTTTGCCCAATCCCTCAACCTCAGCCTGGGAACACTCTGGAATTGGCTAAAATTGGTCTAA